The following DNA comes from Sorex araneus isolate mSorAra2 chromosome 5, mSorAra2.pri, whole genome shotgun sequence.
CCGAGCCGGCGGGCGTGCGCGTGCTCTGCTTGTGCCCCACGCGCGCCGCGCTCAAGCCCTGCCCCTTCTTCCTGGACGCGCGCTGCCGCTTCCAGGACAGCTGCAGGTGAGCGCGCGCGACCCCGCCGCGACCCCCGGGGAATCCGTGCGGGTCGTCGCGTCTCCCGGGGACAGGCGGCCGCGGCTGCGGCTTGAGCCTTCCGCGTCGGGGTCCCCGGTCCGGGCCTGCCGGCCGCCCGCCACGCCCCCTCCGCCCCGGCGCTGAGTTGGCTGAGTTGGGCGGTGTCGGTGTCGTGCGTTTAACCCGGACCCCCAGGTGCGCCCACTCGGCCTCTGCCAGACTGACTAGGAGCTCCCGTGGGGGGCCGCAGTCTCGGCCTCCAGGCCATGCTGCAGCTGTGACTGACCGGCACCCGTGTCCTCTGCAACCCCATTCATCGGAGGCTGCCCGATGGGGTGCCCTTCAGGTCCCGTCCCACGGGACTGAGGACACTCAGCGCTGGTGGCTTCCCTGTCGCTCATTCAGGGGCGCTGACTCGGTCCTTTGGCTCTCAAAAGGTGCTCGAGGCCTGAGTCTCGTGGGCCGTGGGCCCGGCCGGAGTCGGGCTGGCCTCCTGCCCAGAGGCTCTTTCTGGAGGGGTGAGGGCGCGGCGACGGCCCTGCGGGACCCTACAGGGCAGCTGCTGGCTCCGTTGTGCTGGGCCGTGCCACACTGTTCTGTTGTCTTGCCTTGGGGCTGCACCTGCTGGCGCTCGCCCAGCTCGGCTCACTCCAGCCGGGCTTGGGGGAATCGTcagggtgccgggatcaaaccggggttgttgtatgccaggccagcgccctcacCGTGTGCTTAACCCGAGAGAGGCCTTGGCCGCCACCTTGCTGGGTCTGTCCCTGCCTGAAGGGCTCTGCTGGTGCAGTGACCGGCACGCCCACCCGGGACTCTCGGGCAGAGCTGCCCCCGCTCCCGTGCTCCTCGTGGGGGACGGCTCTCCCCCGGTCCCAGCACTGAGTGCTGCGTGTCTGCAcgcgtccccccagccccagacgcCTCATTTTCCTGGACATCTGGGCGAATCCCACAATGCAGGTTGGGGTCCACGGGGACCCCCAGGCCTCCACAGTACTTAGTTCCTGGTGGATGCCGTGGTCACCACTGACCACCTCCCTCTGCTGTGCCGTGTGTCCTGGCCGAAGCCCGCTGGCTACGCTCCCCCATGCCCTTTGCTTGCTTCTTGGGCCGACTTGAGGTTCTTGAGCACCTTTGAGGCAGATGCTTCATTCTCTGGCAGTAAAATGCTTTATTCAGGGATGTGATGGAGGGAGGAACATGTTCAGAAGACAGCGCAGgcttctgggggggagggggaggcagtgcCCCGCCTCCTCCTGCTCTTGGGGTCTGGGCTCGGGAGGCCTGGGGGCCCCCCTGTGTTCTGTTCCCTCCCCTGGTGCTGTCTGCTCATCCGTGTGCTGACTTGTAATTGTGTCTCTGCTGCCCCGTGGGTCCAGCGAGCGGTCAGGTGGCGGCTGCCTCCTCGCCTGCAGCCAGGAGAGCGTGTCTGGTCTGCTGAGAGCCTCCTGGTCTGCTGCCCGCCGGGAGCCCAGTCTGTCGGGGCGGAGGGAGCATGGTggccggcccctccccacacGGCCGTGGTCCTTCACACTCTGGGCTCGTgtgccctccctgggcccctcctGCTCCTGGGCAGCGTCTGGGTCCCCTTCGGGGGGTGGCCGCTGTTCCTGCCTTGGCCTCCCGCGCCTGGCCCTGCGcctccactcccagctctgtgttctcGGTTCCTTTCGCCGCGTGCTTTTCCGTGGGAGCAGAGGAGCTGGCAGGGGCCTTTGGACGGGGCTTGGCGTGACCCCTAGGGGTCACCCTCTGTCTTCCAGCACAGGGGTTGCCGCGGGGCACGGGGAAGTGTCTAGGGCACAAACGTGGGTCCACTCCCGACAGGGCTTTCTGGGCACTGGCTCCGCCCCCCAGCGCCCTGTGGCCCTGAGGCCTCTGGCGACCCATGGACCTGCCCAGCGCGGCTGCCTGCCCCCCTCTCCTGGGCTCCGGGCACGGCTGTTGCTGTAGGGTTTGTGCCCAGTACATGCAGCTTCTCTCGGGTCCTCTGCACTTTTGAGACGGCCACCGCTGCGGGGGGGCTGTGCCTCCCGATGGCCGCCCCCACCGCGGGCACACGCGCCTGGCCCAAGGAGTGTACAGGTTTAAGGTTTTTCTGTTTTGAGAGTGTTTGAGGAGGGGTTGGGCTGTACCCATCAGTGCTCTCGGGGGCCGAGCACTGTGGGACTTGTACCCCAGCCTTGGGCTCAGGGCCCTTGTGCTCAGCCCTTCGCGCCCTTGCCCACCCCTTCAAGGGTGTGGTGTTGCCCCAGATTCTCCCAGAAGGGACCAGCACGTGCCGCCAGCCTGTGTGAGCGTGTCCATAATAGGGACTTGGTTGGTATCCCGAGCAGCTGGCCctgtctggtgctcaggggtcacttctggcggggcccagggcgtCAGCAGTGCCAGGGCCTCCCCGCTATCCTGTCGCTCTGTCCCCCCTCTCTCCTGGGCACGGCAGGGTCTCACCGGGTGGGTAGGGCCTGGCCCTGCGTAGTCGCTGCCGCTCTCAGCCAACCGATGATCCTCCTGCCATGGAAGGTCCCGTGTCTGCCTGCAGCAGACGCCCAGCAGGAgcctgtgtgcacacacatgccgTGCTCATACATGTGCAGTGCTGCATGGGTGTGTGCACGCGCTCTGCAGCACGGCGTCCAGGCCCGGTCTCGGGCGCCCCTGCCTGTGGCCGTGTGTGATCCCCGCCCTGCTCCTCTCCCAGGTTCTCCCACGGGCAGGTGGTCTCTGTGGATGAGCTGCAGCCCTTCCAGCCCCCGGACCTGAGCTCCCTGCAGGCCGGCTCTGCGTGCCTGGCCAAGCATGAGGACGGCCTCTGGCACCCGGCCCGGATCCTCGGTGAGCCGTCCTGCTGCTCTGCCCACGCCCCTGCGGTGCCTGCGGTGTGGCCTGACCTCCAGGCCCTCGCTGTTGCCTGGCTTTGTCTGCAGATGTGGACAGCGGCTACTACACAGTCCGCTTTGACACTCTGCTGCTGAAGGAGGCCGTGGTGGAGGGGGACAGTGTCTTACCCCCGCTGCGTGCCGAGCCCCCCACGTCCTCCGACTCAGAGAGCAGCGACACGGATGATGCCAGCTACGCCCGAGGTAGGTGGAGGCCAGCCCCCAGACCAGGTGCCCGCCAGCGGCTCCTGCCAGGTGTGAGTCCTGGGCTGCTGCTTCAGAAGGCAGAGCCTGTGGGTGCAGGGCCCACCCcccgctgagcactgcctgtcCTTGCAGTGGTGGAACCTGACGCTGCCCCCAGCGGGCCCTGCAGCTCCGCCTTTGCCGGCTGGGAGGTGCACACACGTGGCATCGGGTCCCGTCTTCTGGCCAAGATGGGCTACGAGCCTGGCAAGGGTAAGTGCGTGTGCCCCGCAGTGGGCGCTGGGCTTCCCTGGCAGAGGCCGGCGGCGCCCACAGCCACACCGCCCCTGTGTGCCCCCAGGTCTGGGCCCGCGGGGCGAGGGGCGGGTGGAGCCCATCCACGCTGTGGTGCTGCCGCGGGGCAAGTCGCTGGACCAGTGCGCGGAGATCCTGCAGAGGAAGACCAAGGGCGGCCAGGCCGGTGCCCCCAAGGCCCCCAAGAGCCGGAGGCGTGGcaccggggctgggggctgcccgcCCCCTCGCAGCGTGTTTGACTTTCTGAACGCCAAGCTTCAAGGCCAGGCTCCAGAGGCGcctccagaggctggagcagcGCCCCCGGGCGGGAGGAGGAGCGGCAAGGACTTGTACCACGCGGGCAAGAGCGCCAAGCGGGCACTGGGCCTGCAGCTCTTCCACACCCAGGAGAAGATCGAGCAGGCCCAGAGGGACATCAGGGGCATCCAGGAGGCCCTGGCCAGAAACTCCGGCCGGTAGGTGGCGCCTGCGGCAGCCCTGTCAGCtggcgggcgggtggggggtgctgggagggcccctGGGAGCCCCTCGTGACTGTGAAGCCCCTCCCCAGGCACGGCGTGACCGTGGCCCAGCTGCAGGAGAAGCTGGCCGGGGCCCAGCGGCACCTGGGCCAGCTCCGCGCCCAGGAGGCGGGCctgcagcaggagcagagcaAGGCGGACACCCACAAGAAGATGACCGAGTTCTAGAGCCGCGGACTTGGCCCCAGGAGGACCAACAGCACCtgcgggggggagggatgggccaGGGCTGCTTCCACGGACATTAAAGACGTTCTGTTGTTTTCCACTGGGGTCCCAGCTGGCTGCGGCAGGCCAGGAGGGTGGGCCTGCTGGGCGCCCTTCCCACAGGGGCTCTGCCGAGCCTGGGAGGCCGAGAAACCACCCCGGGGCCTgagccccccagcctccccccggCCCGTGGGTCTGCCCCCTCCAGGCTGGCCATGCCCCCTGCTCGTGCCTGCCCCACGGCACATGGCCACTGCAGTCTGCACTCTCGGGCTGGCCCTGGACAGAGTGCCGGCTGAtggcaggcaggtgggggtgcAGAGCTGCTGTCGCTGCCCGGTCACTGGACAGGCCTTGCTAAGTGCCTGCTGGACCCCAGCAGAGAGCTGCTCTCTTTGGAGAAAACCTCAGATCTCAGGATCTCAGTGGCTGCTCCCCGCCAGACCCGTCCACCACGCGTGGGCCTTGGCCATCTGcttgcccacccaccccctggcAGGAGCTGAAGGGCCCAGGGCCTCAGGCAAGGTCAGAGGTGCTGACTCACCTCTGGGGGGAAACCTGGGTCTGGGGGGCTCTGAGATACGCAGCCTGATCTGTGGGGGTCCTGAGATAAGGGGGTCCTGAAGTGTGGGCCTTGGTCTTCAGCTGCAGTGACCCCAGCCTGGTGTAGGCCCCTTGCTGGCCCGGCTGGCCAGGCCTGCCCTGCGCAGAGGAGGATGCGGTGCGAGCAGCGCGGCCAACAGGGAGCACTTGCAGAGTGGACAGCGCTTGCGTCCCCGGGTTGTATACCTTCCAGATGGACGTCATGTGCTCCAGGTGACCAAGCCTAGGCAGAGGGGCCCAGAGCCCGCTGCAAGCACGCAGGACCACCGCGCTGGCCCCCTCAGGCCATGGACCCAGGGCCTTCGAGCACCGGGCCAGGGGCCGTGGAGTCCCAGCGAC
Coding sequences within:
- the ZGPAT gene encoding zinc finger CCCH-type with G patch domain-containing protein, yielding MDEASLEAALRAAGAQLQQVERALGAGLDPAELADLRQLQGDLRELVALTEASLESVRQSRRLATLDGPAGAAGASAGAGPDGEPDPEGEPDPEGDPDAAAEPDPEADPRPDPQADPGPGPDPAAWAGRTVRAPFRGAWGPPEHHNAMVVGAEPAGVRVLCLCPTRAALKPCPFFLDARCRFQDSCRFSHGQVVSVDELQPFQPPDLSSLQAGSACLAKHEDGLWHPARILDVDSGYYTVRFDTLLLKEAVVEGDSVLPPLRAEPPTSSDSESSDTDDASYARVVEPDAAPSGPCSSAFAGWEVHTRGIGSRLLAKMGYEPGKGLGPRGEGRVEPIHAVVLPRGKSLDQCAEILQRKTKGGQAGAPKAPKSRRRGTGAGGCPPPRSVFDFLNAKLQGQAPEAPPEAGAAPPGGRRSGKDLYHAGKSAKRALGLQLFHTQEKIEQAQRDIRGIQEALARNSGRHGVTVAQLQEKLAGAQRHLGQLRAQEAGLQQEQSKADTHKKMTEF